The proteins below are encoded in one region of Oncorhynchus gorbuscha isolate QuinsamMale2020 ecotype Even-year linkage group LG01, OgorEven_v1.0, whole genome shotgun sequence:
- the commd9 gene encoding COMM domain-containing protein 9 isoform X2: protein MSTHYHEWEKAPSKDAVRQLCADSFPSGAPESWRLAESTAGTLSVSAIEAKELIAALHTLSHHILFHNLTAPEQILVLFPKSFHPSLKILITKIMLEHSPTWRNEALSNQISLPHLVEMDWRVDMKTASDSVSRMAVPTCLVHMKVEDSSCLRGSGALSSVTVELSKETLDTMLDGLGRIRDQLSVVAGK, encoded by the exons ATGTCGACTCACTACCATGAATGGGAGAAGGCTCCATCGAAGGATGCGGTGCGGCAGCTATGTGCTGACAGTTTCCCTTCTGGAGCCCCTGAGTCATGGCGACTCGCGGAAAGTACAGCAGGGACCCTGTCTGTATCTGCCATCGAGGCAAAGGAG CTTATTGCAGCCCTGCACACCCTTTCTCACCACATCCTGTTCCATAACCTGACAGCGCCCGAGCAGATCCTTGTACTATTCCCCAAGTCATTCCACCCCAGCCTCAAGATCCTCATTACCAAGATTATGCTTGAGCACAG cccCACATGGAGAAATGAGGCTCTGTCTAATCAAA TTTCGCTGCCCCATCTAGTGGAGATGGACTGGAGAGTCGACATGAAGACTGCATCTGACTCGGTCAGTCGCATGGCTGTGCCCACCTGCCTGGTGCACATGAAG GTGGAGGACTCCAGCTGTCTAAGGGGAAGTGGCGCTCTCTCATCGGTCACGGTGGAGTTGAGCAAGGAAACTCTGGACACCATGCTGGACGGCCTGGGCCGGATCCGTGACCAATTGTCAGTGGTGGCCGGAAAATGA
- the commd9 gene encoding COMM domain-containing protein 9 isoform X1: protein MAAISDEYFSSLQILLKAPSKDAVRQLCADSFPSGAPESWRLAESTAGTLSVSAIEAKELIAALHTLSHHILFHNLTAPEQILVLFPKSFHPSLKILITKIMLEHSPTWRNEALSNQISLPHLVEMDWRVDMKTASDSVSRMAVPTCLVHMKVEDSSCLRGSGALSSVTVELSKETLDTMLDGLGRIRDQLSVVAGK, encoded by the exons GCTCCATCGAAGGATGCGGTGCGGCAGCTATGTGCTGACAGTTTCCCTTCTGGAGCCCCTGAGTCATGGCGACTCGCGGAAAGTACAGCAGGGACCCTGTCTGTATCTGCCATCGAGGCAAAGGAG CTTATTGCAGCCCTGCACACCCTTTCTCACCACATCCTGTTCCATAACCTGACAGCGCCCGAGCAGATCCTTGTACTATTCCCCAAGTCATTCCACCCCAGCCTCAAGATCCTCATTACCAAGATTATGCTTGAGCACAG cccCACATGGAGAAATGAGGCTCTGTCTAATCAAA TTTCGCTGCCCCATCTAGTGGAGATGGACTGGAGAGTCGACATGAAGACTGCATCTGACTCGGTCAGTCGCATGGCTGTGCCCACCTGCCTGGTGCACATGAAG GTGGAGGACTCCAGCTGTCTAAGGGGAAGTGGCGCTCTCTCATCGGTCACGGTGGAGTTGAGCAAGGAAACTCTGGACACCATGCTGGACGGCCTGGGCCGGATCCGTGACCAATTGTCAGTGGTGGCCGGAAAATGA